The following proteins are encoded in a genomic region of Desulfosporosinus youngiae DSM 17734:
- a CDS encoding ABC transporter ATP-binding protein, with product MLNYFQNKYAMSEKGAKDLLAAIIWTVCMDLSFMAPVILGFMFLEEYLGLLFNPANTPQNSLVYYAVMSAAFFLVMLVIAYFQYNSTYTRIYEESAKRRISLAETLRKLPLAFFGKKDIADLSSTIMEDTTQIETLFSHSVPQIYAAVSTVLIMGVMMFFYNWKLSLAVFWVVPVAVLVFYLSRKLQKTMHARLYEIKREIGDKIQEGLDSAQEIKSYNREGAFSSQLNAMLDNLERLMIKGELLIGAFINLSYVLLKLGLPSVLLYGAYLLSTGEISVFTYLVFLVVTARIYNPIMETMNNLALLLYLNVRINRMKEMDKMPRQEGSTEFSPKNYDIEFKNVGFSYQEGVQTLKNVSFTARQGDVTALVGPSGGGKSTIAKLAARFWDIDQGTVTLGGGDISLVDPETLLNHYAIVFQDVTLFNSSIMDNIRLGRKDATDEEVIKAAELAQCAEFVKKLPQGYNTLIGENGERLSGGERQRISIARAILKDAPIILLDEATASLDAENESKIQRALGELVRNKTVLIIAHRMRTVLGADKIVVIKDGVIEETGTPAELTSKQGIFAGMLKTQYQNCC from the coding sequence ATGCTTAACTATTTTCAAAACAAGTATGCTATGTCTGAAAAAGGGGCCAAGGATCTTTTGGCCGCCATTATCTGGACCGTCTGCATGGATCTCAGCTTTATGGCTCCGGTAATTCTCGGCTTTATGTTTTTAGAAGAATACCTGGGTTTGCTTTTTAATCCTGCCAACACCCCCCAAAACAGTCTGGTCTACTATGCCGTTATGTCGGCAGCCTTCTTTCTGGTGATGCTGGTGATTGCCTATTTTCAATACAATTCAACCTACACCAGGATTTACGAAGAGAGCGCCAAACGACGGATCAGTCTGGCTGAAACCCTGAGGAAGCTGCCGTTGGCTTTTTTTGGCAAAAAGGATATCGCGGATTTAAGCTCAACCATCATGGAGGATACGACTCAAATAGAAACCCTCTTTTCCCATTCGGTTCCGCAAATTTATGCCGCCGTATCCACGGTTCTGATCATGGGCGTGATGATGTTTTTCTACAACTGGAAGCTGTCCCTGGCCGTATTTTGGGTAGTGCCTGTGGCGGTTCTGGTCTTTTACCTGTCGAGAAAGCTTCAGAAGACGATGCATGCCAGGCTTTATGAGATCAAACGGGAGATTGGGGATAAAATTCAGGAGGGGCTTGATTCCGCCCAGGAAATCAAATCCTATAACCGGGAAGGGGCTTTTTCCAGTCAGTTAAACGCCATGCTGGACAATTTGGAAAGGCTGATGATTAAAGGTGAGCTTTTGATAGGGGCGTTTATCAACCTGTCTTATGTGTTACTAAAGCTCGGCCTGCCCAGTGTTTTGCTGTACGGTGCCTATCTGCTGTCAACTGGAGAGATAAGTGTCTTTACTTACCTGGTGTTCCTGGTGGTGACGGCCCGCATTTACAACCCAATTATGGAGACGATGAATAACCTGGCCTTGCTGCTTTATCTGAACGTACGGATAAACCGGATGAAAGAGATGGATAAAATGCCCAGACAGGAAGGAAGCACTGAATTCAGTCCTAAAAACTACGATATTGAATTCAAGAATGTCGGCTTCTCCTATCAAGAGGGGGTGCAGACCTTGAAGAATGTCAGCTTTACCGCCAGGCAGGGTGACGTGACAGCACTGGTAGGGCCTTCCGGGGGAGGAAAGAGCACCATAGCCAAGCTGGCGGCAAGATTCTGGGATATAGATCAAGGAACCGTCACTTTGGGGGGAGGGGATATCTCTCTGGTTGACCCGGAAACTTTGTTAAATCATTATGCCATTGTTTTTCAGGATGTGACCCTTTTCAATTCCAGTATTATGGATAATATCCGTCTGGGCAGAAAGGATGCAACGGATGAAGAAGTCATCAAGGCCGCTGAGCTGGCCCAATGCGCTGAGTTCGTGAAAAAGCTTCCCCAAGGCTATAACACGTTGATCGGGGAAAACGGGGAACGATTATCCGGCGGAGAAAGACAGCGCATCTCCATAGCGAGGGCCATTCTGAAAGACGCGCCGATTATCCTCCTTGACGAAGCGACGGCTTCTCTTGACGCGGAAAATGAGAGCAAAATCCAAAGGGCGCTGGGGGAGCTGGTCAGGAATAAGACGGTTTTGATTATTGCCCACCGCATGAGAACGGTTTTGGGAGCGGATAAAATTGTGGTGATTAAAGACGGTGTGATTGAAGAAACAGGCACACCTGCGGAATTAACAAGCAAGCAGGGGATTTTTGCGGGGATGTTGAAAACTCAGTATCAGAATTGTTGTTGA